From Chiloscyllium punctatum isolate Juve2018m chromosome 36, sChiPun1.3, whole genome shotgun sequence, the proteins below share one genomic window:
- the LOC140460317 gene encoding uncharacterized protein has product MEKPEEAHPVEKRWKCGDCGKGFHFLSALEIHRRSHTGERPFPCPDCGKGFSNSTNLLTHRRVHTGERPFSCPECGKAFAQASNLLRHQRIHRGLRPFPCPDCGKAFSSSFHLLTHRRVHTGERPFSCPECGKTYRNSSSLLTHQRVHAGESPFSCPECGKAFSDSSTLLRHRRIHTGERPFHCPECGKAFRDSSDLLKHRWVHTRERPFSCPKCRKAFSNSFYLLRHQWVHTGERPFSCPECGKAYSNSAHLLTHQRVHTGERPFSCPECGKAFSNSSTLLRHQRVHTEERPFRRPECGKAFRDSSSLLRHQRIHTGERPFSCPDCEKAFSDSFYLLRHQRVHTGERPFSCPECGKVFAQVSNLLAHQRVHTGERPFSCPKCGKAFTRNSHLRSHQRVHVPSQGD; this is encoded by the coding sequence atggagaaacccgaggaagCCCACCCCGTGGAGAAAcgatggaagtgtggcgactgtgggaaaggcttccatTTCCTTTCTGCCCTGGAGATTCATCGGCGcagccacactggggagaggccattcccctgccctgactgcgggaagggcttcagcaattccaccaacctgctgacccaccgacgggtccacacaggggagaggcccttcagctgcccagagtgtgggaaggcctttgcccaggcctccaacctgctgaggcaccagcggatccacagggggttgaggccattcccctgccctgactgcgggaaggccttcagcagttccttcCACCTGCtaacccaccggcgggtccacacaggggagaggcccttcagttgTCCTGAGTGTGGGAAGACCTACAGAAATTCCTCCAgcttgctgacccaccagcgggtccacgcGGGGGAGAgtcccttcagctgccccgagtgcgggaaggccttcagcgattcctccaccctgctgaggcaccggcggatccacacaggggagaggcccttccactgcccagagtgtgggaaggcattCCGTGATTCCTCTGACTTGCTGAAGCACCGGTGGGTCCACACgcgggagaggcccttcagctgccccaagtgcaggaaggccttcagcaattccttctACCTGCTGAGGCATCAGTGGgttcacacgggggagaggcccttcagctgccccgagtgtgggaaggcctacAGCAATTCCGCCCATCTGCTCAcccaccagcgggttcacacaggggagaggcccttcagctgccctgagtgcgggaaggccttcagcaattcctccaccctgctgaggcaccagcgagtCCACACGGAGGAGAGGCCCTTCCGccgccctgagtgtgggaaggcattCCGTGATTCCTcatccctgctgaggcaccagcggatccacacaggggagaggcccttcagctgtcctgACTGTgagaaggccttcagcgattccttctacctgctgaggcaccagcgggtccacactggggagaggcctttcagctgccccgagtgcgggaaagtctttgcccaggtctccaacctgctggcccaccagcgggtccacacgggggagaggcccttcagctgccccaagtgcgggaaggccttcacccgCAACTCCCACTTGCGGAGCCACCAGCGAGTTCatgtgccatcgcagggggattga